The following nucleotide sequence is from Salvelinus sp. IW2-2015 linkage group LG26, ASM291031v2, whole genome shotgun sequence.
gctgcaatcagtcaggatgtggcccagaagttaattgacagcatgccagggcggattgcagaggtcttgaaaaagaagggtcaacactgcaaatattgactctttgcatcaacttcatgtaattgtcaataaaagcctttgacacttatgaaatgcttgtaattatacttcagtaNtcaacactgcaaatattgactctttgcatcaacttcatgtaattgtcaataaaagcctttgacacttatgaaatgcttgtaattatacttcagtattccatagtaacatctgacaaaaatatcttaagacactgaggcagcagactttgtaaaaattcatatttgtgtcattctcaaatttggccacgactgtacacattaAGTGCTACTCCTGCTCCTGGCTTAATCTAAGCCCTGTCTGTGAAACAGACCCTTAGTGAACTGAACTGGCTAGGAAACTGAAAACTACATCTCCCATGTTGGAATCACAATTACAGGAAGTCACGTGATCGAATTATCTTGTTTCAAGGGCAACTTGTCGAAGTGGTTGCAAGAGCTACACGTGTAGTTAGGTAGCTACAGTTTCATTTCTTAAAGTTAATATTAGCTATCACAATTCGTTATGGACGGATTTGGTTCCGACTTTTCATCAGGTGCTGGGTCCGGTAAAATGGACACCGGGACAATCATGGAGCAAGTGAAGGTCCAGATTGCGGTGGCTAATGCGCAAGAGCTCTTGCAGGTAATTTGCTATACTARCTAACTAGGTAGTCAACTACATTCATTGTATACAGGTAAAGTTAGACACCGGACCGCTAGCTGACTGGTTAACTAATTGTTGAGTAGCAAGTTGAAAAAGCTCATGTGAAAGCAGTAAGTTACTACCACCATACAACTAGTTAGTAAGCTACGAATACAATAGGCCTTATAGCTacaagctggctaacgttagttagctaactagctaccttaGCCTgtcgaatgaatgaatgaatgcatgCTGTTTGTTAGAAAGCCatgtaaatattttattacatGCATATAGTTAACTACAAACGGCATATTTGGTCTGTAGGCCAGGACTGCTCTCAATGTAACGTTAGTTAAATTGCCTGTCAGGTCGTGGAGCCTGAGGTGAGTGATGGTGGGTTAAATCTTATCTTTCTCCTTTGTTGTAGAGGATGACAGACAAATGCTTCAAGAAATGCATAGGCAAACCAGGAGGCACGTTGGATAACTCTGAACAGGTATGCCAGTGTATTTATTTGCAGTTTATAATAACGGGATATGGATGGGAAGTGGTTGATTTGTGACCCCTAACTTGAGTCAGTGAATTTTCATTTGAGACATCTGGTATGTTGGACATCATAAAATGCAAATATTATGCAGTGGTAATGCTGacagatttttttgtttattgCAGAAATGCATCGCTATGTGCATGGATCGATATATGGATGCATGGAATACTGTGTCCCGTGCCTACAATTCCAGACTACAGAGGGAAAGGGCTCGTATATGAACATTAACCTACTCTGCCAGCCACACCTTAGCAAAGCCAAAACATATGCCAGGGAAGGTGTTAATGGTAGTGGCTGAGGCTGGCACGATGACACACAAACTTCTGTGACAACACCTCATGGACCGGTTTGGTTTGCAGATCTTGTGAAAAGCAGCCATAATACTTGTGGACATTCTCCTTTCACTAAAGGATAGTTTAACAAATGGATATcttatatgtttatttttattacaaGAGTCATGAATTCATTTTCATGAAAGATTTTCTGTAATTATGTCACTTTTCAATCATTCTCTAAACTAGTCTACTCTCTGTAACTGTCCTGTTAAATTCAGTGCCWGGTACCCATTCTTCAGTTTGTCACAGGCTGTGgctatgtgtttgtgtgggtgaaaCAGTTCCCTGAAGAGGTTAGGTAAGGTTTATTTTACCACCACTTTCCTCTGTAAACCTAGTTTCTCTCATGGGGAAGAATTGAGGAAcaagtttttgttttcataactgtgaaccCGGCCAAGCCAAAGAATCCTATATCAGAATACGTGTTGAGAACAAAACAGTATTGTCAAGACTTTCGTTCCAGTTGTCACTCTATCTGCCCACCACAGTAGTGGGTCTGTTTTAACAAGGTCTGCTGTGGTGCAGACTTTGTGTTGAACCCAGCTGGCTTTGTGTGCTTGGTTTGTCAGATTTCTGGGAACAGCTCCACTTCATTCAGCCCTTTGACTTGTGTAGAGAAGTAAAAAGAAATGGCCTGTGAATGCTGAACGGTGGGTGGTGCTCAGAGAACTGAGGTGTTTGTGACTGACTGGAATGGCCTTTTTCACTTGTCAGAACTAAATAAATCCAGATGAAATTTGTCAAATTGCTGTTTTTGTCCTTTGAAAATGAATAAATGCTCTGTTGCTTGAGGAACCAGTGTGGCTCATATTTCATGTAGTGCCTGAACAGCTTCTAGAAGCTATGTAGATTTAGTCACGTAAAGATGCTTTCATGCAAGACTTCCTGACAAGAATCTGCTATAGCTGTGCACATAATTGTCAAACGTTTTGGTTGGTCTATTGAACTTGCATCAAAATGGTGATTGGCTAAATAAGACAAATGACAGTTGGGTAAATGCcaataaaatgaaatatatttttggacCCACAAAGACTAAAATAAATACACTTCCCCATTTAATAATGTATGTTGTAGTAAAATGTCCATGGACCAGTTATCCACATTATTGTCCAAGATTAAACTTTCAGCTGGACTCTCCAGGCAGTTTACTGGTGGCGTATCTTCCTTGACCAGTAACACACAAATGCCAgtggtggctgcaatgtagaaAACCCATTTTGTGTCCTCAAGTATTGTATGATGTCTCTGTCAGTCTCAATTCCTTCTCTCTTCCATAGCCTCAGAAGTGCAGATAGTTGGATATCCATTCCCTGATGGCAGTGACCCGCATATAGACTCCTGGGAAAGCAGTCCGTCCGCAGCCATGTCCCCAGCTAGTTACCCCGGCAACAAACCACTGGCCAGAGAATTCACGACATGTCAAGGGGCCACCAGAATCTCCCTGCGTTTCAGAAACGGAGATCTCGGTTGACAACTTTGTTAGAGAATTGAAAATACAAGGCAATAAGTACATCCAAAATGTGCATTGGTCCTGGGAAGATGGCTTTAGAGCATAAGAACAAAAATAAGTCACCTGATTTAGATGTTTGTCACCATAAATGTACTTTTGAGAACTGACTGCGTGTGGCATTATTTTAGTtattttgctgagtagagtgccaTTTGGCTAGCTAGACGCTGGATGCCTGGACCCAGGAATGCAAATCGGCTGACTTGGTTACATAAGCAGCTTAAGAGAAGAGGCTGACTGCCGTTTGCAGTTTTAAGGAGAAAAAATGTAAAGATAAGCATCACTTAAGTGCAGCAGTTTCTTAGAATAAACAACCACTCAAAGTTAACTTTAAAAGATAAGTTAAAATGTTAACTTAtcttgagtttaaatgttttgaaagACTTCAGTTGCATCCAACTTGGAGATAGTGTGCACTGCACTTCATGTCATTTGAGCTCTTACCAGGCATGTGTCTTTGCCCCCCTCCATGTAGCCGGCACACATCATGCTTGGGGTGAGGCTGTTGCCGTATGCCTGCTGGCAGTCTGACTGCTCGATGATGTTCACATCAGCTTTCTGGAGCAGGTTGGTCAAAGAACCTGTGGGTGAGACAAATGTTAACATGAGTCACATAGTCAAATAATGACATTTCAAGATTTATACACACATCACTTATTTGAACATATGAAACATTTTATCACAACAGAATGTCTTGATATCTGATATtactctcacctccctccctcatggAGCCCCAGCCAGTGATGTAGCACTCAGTGTTCTTCAGAAAGGTGTGTACAGGAGAGGGGAGGCAAACCAACTGGATTGTGTAGGACCTGGGTGCTGGGACAGCCATCTCCAGCAGGGCCACATCATGGTCCATGTTGGTACTGTTGAAGCCCGGGTGCAATATGATCCTCTGGATGGGGATAACCAGAGCTCCCACCCCGGACCTCAGCACTGAACCCAGACTCACTGACCAGGCGACAGGGTTGGAGTTACTACGGTGATGAGATGAGGACAATGAGCTGATGATTTAACTGGCCGTTTAGGCAGGGAATGGATTTTGGAGTATGTGTAGAAGTGAATGTTCTATATACAGTTAGTTATGAGGTgcactggagacagacagacatgcacaccTTTACCCTATTCTTAAAAATGAAAGGATATGTTATGGGGAATCTTATGTCCCTCCCTGTGTAAGTAAACAATTTATGAATGATTCCTCATGAAACCCAGACGAAAAAATCCATGACTTTGAGGATTATCATGAAATGTAATCCATAGAATAGTACTTTAGACGAAGGATTGTTGACTCATATTTGACAGTTGTATCTAGAACAATTGAGAAATAATTTATAAAAGTTTATATATTTATGACATTTTAGCCTTACTCATGTCTTACCCAGACTCattagtgtttcatctgtaggtgctacaaagcaaacaTGGGTGTCACgtgcttgctctgtaatatgagtagtattttgatttcaataacttttctaaacattaatttatgaatattgaaaaatataaagcTGAATATTGAAAAGACAATTTATTTggcaattttttacattgttgaaAGTAATATACTCTTCGACAGAGTCAATCAACTAGATTCCGATTttattttcttgagcggatggtcgggggcccggaaacataattacaaataatttgttgactgcaagaatcccaaacagatataatatttgactaaaacaatcatttcaaaccatgcttacatttgtatacgatcacgtctctctattatgcgtgggaatacttgggaacagatttccaaaattaaaataaattggagttgatttcctggtgtttttagtattttatgtccaacaatggaaaaaataaaacatgtttttgcttagGACACTAGGGGGGCAAAATTCGGTCCatgggctgccagttggggaaccctgctctacgGGCATATCACAATTTAAAAAGTGGGATCCCTGCTACTTTTAGAGTTATGATCAAATTTGTAAGTGTTACCAaaagagtgaatgtgaaaatggattcaaaatgttcaccttctgctggtgatttgctggATGTGCAATGGATAAAGTAAAAGAAAGTGCTGTGATTGGATACATTGCCGACTATGCCAATTTCTCTATATACTAAAACAGGCCATAACTttaaaactagcagagatcccgctctggaactttgatatgcacgtagagtatattatgtatagaaaaatgtatgtttatatttgtcaatattcataaattaatgtaaagaaaaaacagttttggaaatctaaatactactcatattacagagcaagtggtaaagcttcatatgacaccaatgtttGCTTTGTAGCATCTACAGATTAAACATTagggagtcttaaaggaggcctgggtaaggccaaaatgtcataaatatgccaaCTTTGATAAATAATTTCTATATTATGCgtttagatacaaatgtcaaatgtatgtCAACAATCTTTCCTCCAAAGGACTAATCCTTGGATTACATTTCAtgaaaatcccccaaatcatAGTCTTTTTTTGTCTGGGTTCCATGAGGAATCACTCTTCTACAGTATGTGACAATGTGAATGGTCTACAATACATGTTAGGCCCTGACAGACAGTGATGTATTCTGTACCCTTTGAAGCAGTGGGCAGCAGTCAGGAGCCACTTAGAGTGTATGAGAGTGGCTCCACAGCGGTGTAAGCGTTGATACTGTAGGCTGCCAATCCATGGCCACTCCCCCCTCCGTGCAGTCAAGCCACCCACAATCCTCTGGGAGCCCACTGCCGGACGCATGCCACAgtctaaggagagagagagtacaggatgGCAACTTAGAACTTTAAAAGTCATCAATGTTTTGAAGAGGGATTGTAAAATTGGGTCCATCTACATctgctacatacagtgccttcagagagtatacccttgacttattccacattttgtcgttacagcctcaattcaaagttgattaaatatattttgtttctcacccatctacacacaataccccataaagacaaagtgaaaacatgttttttgaaatttttgcaaatttattgaaaattaaatacagaaatatctcatttacataagtattcacaccactgagtcaatatgTAACGGTTGtcgaagtcgttctcctcctcagacgaggaggagcatggatcggaccaacacgcagcgaggtatgtagacataatgaattttaaTTATAATAACGAATACGAAAAATAGaagacaaactacaaaacaacaaacgacgtcaacagacctgaacatgcgaactaacataaacacgaagaacgcacaaacagactaaacaaaacgaaacagtaccgtgtggtgcacaaacacagacacagcaacaatcacccacaaacaaacagtgtgaacagcctacctaaatatggttctcaatcagaggaaacgtaaaacacctgtccctgattgagaaccatatcaggctagttaacatgaacccaacatagaaacacataacatagaatgcccacccaactcacgtcctgacccactaaaacaaacaattaacacaataactagggtcagaacgtgacacaatatatgttagaatcacctttggcagcaattacagcaagtctaagagctttgcacacctggattgtacaatatttgcacattattcttcaaaaaattcttcaagctctgtcaagttggttgttgattattgctagacagccaagtcttagtcattttcaagtcttgtcatagattttcaagctgatttaagtcaaaactgtaactaggccactcgggagcattcaatgtcgtcttggtaagcgactccagtgtatatttggcgttgtgtttcaggttattgtcctgctgaaaggtgaatttgtctcccagtgtctgttggaaagcagactgagccaggttttcgtctagattttgcctgtgcttagctctattccatttctttttatcctaaaaaactccctagtccttgccgatgacaagtataCCTGTATACCACATGACCACATGATGAAGCCAacaatatgcttgaaaatatgaagagtggtactcaatgatgtgttgtgttggatttgcctcaagcataacgctttgtattcaggacatgaagttaatttatttgccacaatttctgcagttttactttagtccgttatttacattttagtcatttagcagatgctcttatccagagtgacttagagtTAGTGCATTcttcttaagatagctaggtgagacaaccacatatcagacATAGAAAGTACAACATTTTTTACTCATAAGTAGCTACagtatcagcaaagtcagagctaagGAAGGTGtcaggtgaggggggggggggggggtgctgtgggattatttaagatactctttgaagcgGTAGGTTTCAGAAGTTTTTCTGAAGATGGGCAGGAACTCTGGTGTCTTAGCTTCAGGGGAAAgctgtaggggtgggagggccaagagaccagaggtggcagaatagAGTGCTCAGGTTggagtgtagggtttgagcatagcctgaaggtaaggaggggCAGTTTGTCTTGTTGCttcgtaggcaagtaccatggtcttgtagtggatgcaagtTTCGGCTGGAAGACAGTGGAGTGGGCAGAGGAGTGGTGAGACgagggagaacttgggaaggttgaacaacaGTCGTGCTGCAGC
It contains:
- the LOC111952369 gene encoding mitochondrial import inner membrane translocase subunit Tim13, with amino-acid sequence MDGFGSDFSSGAGSGKMDTGTIMEQVKVQIAVANAQELLQRMTDKCFKKCIGKPGGTLDNSEQKCIAMCMDRYMDAWNTVSRAYNSRLQRERARI